A window of Hypnocyclicus thermotrophus contains these coding sequences:
- a CDS encoding type I restriction endonuclease subunit R has translation MLNENTIEQSFIDQLIAQGYTYYNGKEIAPNSDNPQRENFASVILEKHLKASLKKLNPTLSESERVEAYQKIINLGTEDIMENNERFHNLLTNGVTVEYTKDGKTKGINVTLLDVENPDNNSFWVVNQLVVKENNNEKRFDVVIFVNGLPLVFVELKSATDENATLRKAYTQIQNYKKAVPTIFYYNALCVISDGIEAKTSSISAPFTRYLSWKSPEKLDNDPRTELQILTQYMLGKKTLVELIRYNTVFEQEEKKDEKTGLVFQVKIKKVAAYHQYYAVQKAVKETLRATNSKEGDRKVGVVWHTQGSGKSLSMVFYAGQIITHPKMGNPTIVMLTDRNDLDDQLFSTFGNCKQLLRQTPVQANSREHLKELLKVSGGGVIFTTIQKFAPQEGNIYETLSERTNIVVVADEAHRSQYGFKGRVVENEEGSEIRYGNAKYLRDALPNASYIGFTGTPIEKEDKSTPAVFGDYIDVYDIKQAVDDRATVPISYESRLVKIKLDEQTAKKLDEEINDISDATEEQIEKAKKKTATIDTVVGHPDRLKDIAKDIVSHFEARQKVFEGKAMIVGMTRNICVKLYNEIVALKPQWHSDDIDKGTIKVVMTSSTDDPEIFQPHHTTKQQRKDLAIRMKDPNDELKLVIVRDMWLTGFDVPSMHTLYVDKKMQGHNLMQAIARVNRVYKDKPGGLVVDYIGIGQELRNAMATYLQSGGKGSAIVDIKEAIAGMKEKFEIVEQMFNGFDYKSYFKVDTAQKLQVLLGAQNFMLSDVKLKERFLKEVTLLSKLFAMSVPSFEAEVIKDEVAFFQAVKSRINKFSGNGIKSDYEVETAIKQIVDDALSSDGVIDIFEAAGIESPSISILSDEFLLEVKNMQQKNVAFELLKKLLSDEVRVRKTKNIAQGKKFSEMLESVVKRYHNNQIDSAQVLQELSEIAREMRLEDHKSEELGLTPEEYAFYSVLSENESTSFLDDNKMKELIHTIVDVIRKNATVDWSKRDDVRAKLRLTVKKILMRYGYPPDLARMEADKVLAQGETLAEIFSSEN, from the coding sequence ATGTTAAACGAAAATACCATAGAACAATCATTCATTGACCAATTAATAGCTCAAGGCTACACCTATTATAATGGTAAAGAGATTGCCCCAAATAGTGATAATCCACAGCGAGAGAATTTTGCATCAGTGATTTTAGAAAAGCACCTAAAAGCATCATTAAAAAAATTAAATCCGACATTGAGCGAATCGGAACGAGTTGAAGCCTATCAAAAAATAATCAATCTTGGCACAGAAGATATAATGGAAAACAACGAGCGTTTCCATAACTTACTTACAAATGGTGTAACGGTAGAATATACCAAAGACGGAAAAACAAAGGGGATTAATGTTACTTTGTTAGATGTTGAAAATCCTGACAACAACAGCTTTTGGGTAGTTAATCAGCTTGTAGTAAAAGAGAACAACAACGAGAAGCGTTTTGATGTAGTTATTTTTGTAAATGGTTTACCTTTGGTATTTGTGGAGTTAAAATCTGCCACAGATGAAAACGCAACACTTCGTAAAGCTTACACACAAATTCAAAACTATAAAAAAGCCGTTCCAACTATTTTTTATTATAATGCTCTTTGCGTTATTAGTGACGGAATAGAAGCAAAGACATCAAGTATATCAGCACCATTTACCCGTTATTTATCGTGGAAATCGCCAGAGAAATTAGACAATGACCCACGGACAGAATTACAAATTTTAACCCAATATATGCTGGGTAAAAAAACATTAGTTGAGCTAATACGATACAATACTGTTTTTGAGCAAGAAGAAAAAAAAGATGAAAAAACAGGCTTAGTTTTTCAAGTTAAAATCAAAAAGGTTGCAGCGTATCATCAATATTATGCGGTACAAAAAGCAGTTAAAGAAACTTTGAGAGCCACAAATTCAAAAGAGGGTGACCGTAAAGTTGGCGTAGTTTGGCATACACAAGGTTCGGGGAAATCATTATCAATGGTTTTTTATGCAGGTCAAATTATTACACACCCAAAAATGGGAAATCCAACCATTGTAATGCTTACTGATCGTAACGACTTAGACGACCAACTTTTTAGCACTTTTGGAAACTGTAAGCAACTTTTAAGACAAACACCTGTGCAAGCCAATAGCCGTGAACATTTAAAAGAGTTATTAAAAGTTTCAGGTGGAGGTGTAATATTTACCACTATTCAAAAATTCGCACCACAAGAGGGAAATATTTACGAAACACTATCAGAACGCACAAATATTGTAGTTGTTGCAGATGAAGCACACCGTAGCCAGTATGGTTTTAAAGGTAGAGTTGTAGAAAATGAAGAGGGTTCGGAAATTAGATACGGAAATGCAAAATATTTGCGTGATGCTTTGCCCAATGCTTCATACATTGGTTTTACAGGAACGCCAATTGAAAAAGAGGATAAATCAACGCCTGCTGTTTTTGGAGATTACATTGATGTTTATGATATTAAACAAGCCGTAGATGATAGAGCAACCGTTCCAATTAGTTACGAATCTCGTTTGGTAAAAATTAAATTAGATGAGCAGACCGCCAAAAAGTTAGATGAAGAAATTAATGATATTTCTGATGCTACGGAAGAGCAGATTGAAAAAGCAAAGAAAAAAACAGCGACGATTGATACCGTAGTAGGACACCCTGACAGATTAAAAGATATTGCCAAAGATATTGTAAGCCATTTTGAAGCAAGGCAAAAAGTTTTTGAAGGTAAAGCTATGATTGTAGGAATGACACGAAATATTTGTGTGAAATTATACAATGAAATAGTCGCATTAAAACCCCAGTGGCATAGTGATGATATAGACAAAGGAACTATTAAAGTTGTAATGACAAGTTCGACAGATGACCCCGAGATATTTCAACCGCATCACACTACAAAACAGCAACGAAAAGATTTAGCAATACGGATGAAAGACCCTAATGATGAGTTAAAATTGGTCATTGTTCGTGATATGTGGCTTACTGGATTTGATGTACCGAGTATGCACACTTTGTATGTAGATAAAAAAATGCAAGGGCATAACTTAATGCAGGCAATTGCAAGAGTAAACCGTGTTTACAAAGACAAACCAGGTGGTTTGGTGGTTGATTACATTGGAATTGGTCAAGAACTTAGAAATGCAATGGCAACTTATTTGCAAAGCGGTGGGAAAGGTTCAGCAATTGTTGATATAAAAGAAGCTATCGCAGGAATGAAAGAGAAATTTGAAATTGTAGAGCAGATGTTCAACGGTTTCGATTATAAAAGTTATTTCAAAGTTGATACAGCTCAAAAATTACAAGTTTTGCTCGGTGCTCAAAATTTTATGTTATCTGATGTTAAACTCAAAGAGAGATTTTTAAAAGAAGTAACATTGCTGTCAAAGCTTTTTGCAATGTCAGTCCCAAGTTTTGAGGCAGAGGTGATAAAAGATGAAGTTGCATTCTTTCAAGCTGTAAAATCAAGAATAAATAAGTTTTCAGGGAATGGAATTAAATCGGATTACGAAGTTGAAACTGCGATTAAGCAAATTGTAGATGATGCACTTTCAAGTGATGGTGTCATAGATATTTTTGAAGCAGCAGGAATTGAAAGTCCTTCAATTAGTATTTTGTCGGATGAATTTTTATTAGAAGTTAAAAATATGCAACAAAAAAATGTTGCGTTTGAGTTGCTCAAAAAACTATTGAGTGATGAAGTAAGAGTTAGGAAAACAAAAAATATTGCACAAGGAAAAAAGTTTTCAGAAATGTTAGAGTCGGTTGTTAAACGATATCATAATAATCAAATAGATTCTGCACAAGTATTACAAGAATTATCAGAAATTGCCAGAGAGATGCGTTTAGAAGATCATAAATCGGAAGAACTCGGACTTACACCAGAAGAATACGCTTTTTATAGTGTGTTAAGTGAAAATGAATCAACTAGTTTTTTAGATGATAATAAGATGAAAGAATTAATTCACACCATTGTTGATGTAATTAGGAAAAATGCAACTGTTGATTGGAGCAAAAGAGATGATGTAAGGGCAAAATTAAGATTAACAGTAAAGAAAATATTGATGCGTTATGGTTATCCACCAGATTTAGCAAGAATGGAAGCAGACAAAGTTTTAGCACAAGGTGAAACATTAGCAGAAATATTCTCATCAGAAAATTAG
- a CDS encoding DUF3592 domain-containing protein, with the protein MVSFKIEKDNLVKRYELPNYNLKIEYNYSVNEKKYNGDNIYFGYKPSKFSFVLEKKRGQYDVGNIVIVFYDPLNPEISVIEPGIHFQTLEYPLIGILLMLMFIYNLLKLLKKG; encoded by the coding sequence ATTGTTTCTTTTAAGATTGAAAAAGATAATCTGGTTAAGCGATATGAATTACCTAATTATAATTTGAAAATAGAATACAACTACTCTGTTAATGAAAAAAAATATAATGGGGATAATATATATTTTGGATATAAACCTTCAAAGTTCTCATTTGTTTTGGAGAAAAAGAGAGGACAATACGATGTAGGAAATATTGTTATAGTTTTTTATGATCCGCTTAATCCTGAAATCTCTGTAATTGAACCTGGTATTCATTTTCAAACCTTAGAATATCCCTTAATTGGAATTTTGTTAATGTTAATGTTTATATACAATTTACTTAAATTACTAAAGAAAGGATAA
- a CDS encoding tetratricopeptide repeat protein has protein sequence MNLLFTDEIGKTNNYISIGSNYLEEQQFNEAIKNFEKALIFDDRNKEVYFLLGYSYQNLNKYKKALSFYNKAVKLGADDGRIYYGIAECYSLLMDKEKLLFIIKKL, from the coding sequence ATGAATTTATTATTTACAGATGAAATTGGGAAAACTAATAATTATATCAGTATTGGATCTAATTATTTAGAAGAACAACAATTTAATGAAGCCATAAAAAACTTTGAAAAGGCATTAATATTTGATGATAGAAATAAAGAAGTATATTTTCTTCTTGGATATAGCTATCAAAACCTTAATAAATACAAAAAAGCACTTAGTTTTTATAATAAAGCTGTAAAATTAGGGGCAGATGATGGAAGAATATATTATGGAATTGCTGAATGCTACAGTCTATTAATGGATAAGGAAAAGCTGCTATTTATTATAAAAAAGCTGTAA
- a CDS encoding tetratricopeptide repeat protein: MEAYLLLGHSYFGISEYKSALKYYKKALSLNKKDGEIFYYIG, from the coding sequence ATAGAGGCATATTTACTTTTAGGGCATAGTTACTTTGGTATTAGTGAATATAAATCAGCCTTAAAGTATTATAAAAAAGCATTAAGCCTAAACAAGAAAGATGGTGAAATTTTTTATTACATTGGATAA
- a CDS encoding tetratricopeptide repeat protein produces MYVALGDFYYDKDQFNKALEFYKTGFEKNPEDLGLNLALGRFYYKDFKDMDKAIKYYEKALNILPENRGLYYVVGKLYEKKGIYNKAIFYVEKAIEISPNMWKYYNLKGEILKKQGFAKKSERAFNMARSLKETQGD; encoded by the coding sequence GTGTATGTTGCTTTGGGTGATTTTTATTATGACAAAGATCAATTTAATAAAGCATTGGAATTCTACAAAACTGGGTTTGAAAAAAATCCGGAAGATTTAGGATTAAATCTTGCTTTAGGACGTTTTTATTACAAAGATTTTAAAGATATGGATAAAGCTATAAAATATTATGAAAAAGCTTTAAATATACTTCCTGAAAATAGAGGTCTTTATTATGTAGTGGGGAAACTTTACGAAAAAAAAGGCATCTATAATAAAGCGATTTTTTATGTAGAAAAAGCAATAGAAATAAGTCCGAATATGTGGAAATATTATAACCTTAAGGGAGAAATATTAAAAAAACAAGGTTTCGCAAAAAAGTCTGAAAGGGCTTTTAATATGGCACGCAGCTTAAAGGAAACACAAGGTGATTAA
- a CDS encoding S8 family serine peptidase translates to MKIAVIDSGAPEKSKLNITNKYRIFVNQDYESYVLKDRIEDENGHATLVFKILEKYLKKAEEIISIKILNKELMGNSIALAKAIEFAVNEKCNLINISLGTPNKEFIKRNKNAVKYADEKGVMIVAAHSNGIKEISYPASFNNVIGVKGIDEKKVSIDFKNNNINMETWQRLEDEEEIIEISGSSYLAPHITRFIVRNI, encoded by the coding sequence GTGAAAATAGCAGTAATTGATAGCGGAGCACCTGAAAAATCGAAGTTAAATATTACAAATAAATACAGAATATTTGTTAATCAGGATTATGAAAGCTACGTATTAAAAGATAGAATAGAAGATGAAAACGGTCATGCTACACTTGTATTTAAAATTTTAGAAAAATATTTAAAAAAAGCTGAAGAAATAATTAGCATAAAAATACTCAATAAAGAGCTAATGGGGAATTCAATTGCTTTAGCAAAAGCAATTGAATTTGCGGTGAACGAAAAGTGCAATCTGATAAATATAAGTCTTGGAACACCGAATAAAGAGTTTATTAAAAGAAATAAAAATGCTGTAAAATATGCAGATGAAAAAGGTGTAATGATTGTAGCTGCACATAGTAACGGCATTAAAGAAATTTCTTATCCTGCAAGTTTTAATAATGTTATAGGGGTAAAAGGAATAGATGAAAAGAAAGTATCAATTGATTTTAAAAATAATAATATAAATATGGAAACATGGCAGAGATTAGAAGATGAAGAGGAAATAATTGAAATATCAGGATCCAGTTATTTAGCTCCTCATATAACTAGATTTATAGTGCGAAATATTTAG